Proteins encoded together in one Capricornis sumatraensis isolate serow.1 chromosome 3, serow.2, whole genome shotgun sequence window:
- the ZNF668 gene encoding zinc finger protein 668, whose translation MEVESPEDRSPAPGYKRSGRRYKCLSCTKTFPNAPRAARHAATHGPADCTEEMAEVKLKPETDPKAEDASGDKVSGAAAKPRPYACPLCPKAYKTAPELRSHGRSHTGEKPFPCPECGRRFMQPVCLRVHLASHAGELPFRCAHCPKAYGALSKLKIHQRGHTGERPYTCADCGKSFADPSVFRKHRRTHAGLRPYSCERCGKAYAELKDLRNHERSHTGERPFLCSECGKSFSRSSSLTCHQRIHAAQKPYRCPACGKGFTQLSSYQSHERTHSGEKPFLCPRCGRMFSDPSSFRRHQRAHEGVKPYRCEKCGKDFRQPADLAMHRRVHTGDRPFKCLQCDKTFVASWDLKRHALVHSGQRPFRCEECGRAFAERASLTKHSRVHSGERPFHCNACGKSFVVSSSLRKHERTHRSSEATGAPAQQELVVELALPVSMAGEGSAAPTSGAALGDPPAGLLGLPPESGGVMATQWQVVGMTVEHVKCQGVGEAPGPMGAAGEVGGEEVDEKPPQFVCRECKETFSTLTLLRRHERSHPELRPFPCTQCGKSFSDRAGLRKHSRTHSSVRPYTCPHCPKAFLSASDLRKHERTHPVPIGTPTPLEPLVALLGMPEEGPA comes from the exons ATGGAGGTAGAGTCTCCGGAGGACCGGTCCCCAGCCCCGGGCTACAAGCGCTCAGGCCGCCGCTATAAGTGTCTGTCCTGTACGAAGACGTTTCCAAATGCACCCCGGGCAGCACGCCATGCTGCCACGCATGGGCCTGCAGACTGCACTGAGGAGATGGCCGAGGTGAAGCTGAAACCAGAGACAGACCCCAAAGCAGAAGATGCTAGCGGGGACAAGGTGTCAGGTGCAGCGGCCAAGCCTCGGCCCTATGCTTGCCCGCTGTGCCCCAAAGCCTATAAAACAGCACCAGAGCTGCGCAGCCACGGGCGCAGCcacacgggcgagaagccctTCCCTTGCCCCGAGTGCGGCCGCCGCTTCATGCAACCCGTGTGCCTGCGCGTGCACCTGGCCTCACACGCTGGCGAGCTGCCCTTCCGCTGTGCGCACTGCCCCAAGGCCTACGGTGCGCTCTCCAAGCTAAAGATCCACCAGCGCGGTCACACGGGCGAGAGGCCCTACACCTGCGCCGACTGTGGCAAGAGCTTCGCCGACCCCTCGGTGTTCCGCAAACACCGGCGCACGCACGCAGGCCTGCGACCCTACAGCTGCGAGCGCTGTGGCAAAGCCTATGCAGAGCTCAAGGACCTTCGCAACCATGAACG GTCCCACACGGGCGAGCGCCCTTTCCTCTGCTCAGAGTGCGGGAAGAGCTTCTCCCGCTCTTCCTCGCTGACTTGCCACCAGCGCATCCACGCGGCGCAGAAGCCCTACCGCTGTCCAGCCTGTGGCAAGGGGTTTACGCAGCTCAGTTCCTACCAGAGCCACGAGCGCACGCACTCAGGCGAGAAGCCCTTCCTGTGCCCGCGCTGTGGCCGCATGTTCTCCGACCCCTCAAGCTTCCGGCGCCATCAGCGGGCACACGAGGGCGTGAAGCCCTACCGCTGTGAGAAGTGCGGCAAGGACTTTCGGCAGCCGGCCGACCTGGCCATGCATCGGCGGGTGCACACGGGCGACCGACCGTTCAAGTGCCTGCAGTGTGACAAGACATTCGTGGCGTCCTGGGACCTCAAGCGGCACGCGCTGGTGCACTCGGGCCAGCGGCCATTCCGCTGCGAGGAGTGCGGGCGAGCCTTCGCGGAGCGAGCCAGCCTTACTAAGCACAGCCGGGTGCACTCGGGTGAGCGCCCCTTCCACTGCAATGCTTGCGGAAAATCCTTCGTGGTCTCATCCAGCCTGAGGAAGCACGAGCGGACCCATCGAAGCAGCGAGGCCACAGGGGCTCCCGCGCAACAGGAGCTGGTGGTGGAGCTGGCACTACCGGTCAGCATGGCTGGCGAGGGCTCAGCCGCCCCAACATCAGGGGCGGCGCTCGGAGACCCTCCAGCTGGGCTGCTGGGGCTGCCCCCGGAATCGGGTGGTGTGATGGCTACCCAGTGGCAAGTGGTAGGCATGACGGTGGAGCACGTGAAGTGCCAAGGGGTTGGGGAGGCTCCTGGTCCTATGGGGGCGGCAGGTGAGGTGGGGGGTGAGGAGGTGGATGAGAAACCACCCCAGTTTGTGTGTCGGGAGTGCAAGGAGACGTTCTCCACGCTGACATTGCTGCGACGGCATGAGCGCTCACACCCAGAGCTCCGACCCTTTCCCTGCACCCAGTGCGGCAAGAGCTTCTCAGACCGGGCTGGGCTACGCAAGCACAGCCGCACCCACAGCTCTGTGCGCCCATACACCTGCCCCCACTGCCCCAAGGCCTTCTTGAGTGCCAGCGACCTGCGCAAGCACGAACGCACCCACCCTGTGCCCATTGGAACCCCCACGCCCCTCGAGCCCCTCGTGGCTTTACTAGGAATGCCTGAAGAGGGACCAGCCTGA